GTGTCGGTCTTGGCGGTCAGCATGACGATCGGCACTCCGGACTCGGCCCGGATCAGGCGGCACACCTCGATACCGTCCCGCCCCGGCAGCATCAGGTCGAGCAGTACAAGATCGGGCTTGGCCTCGCGGAAGGCCGCAAGGGCCTTGTCACCGTCCGACACAAACGACGGTTCAAAACCTTCGCCGCGCAGCACGATGCCAAGCATCTCTGCCAGTGCGGTGTCGTCGTCGACGACCAGGACGCGTCCCTTCATTCGGCCATCATCCCATTACCTGATCGTGACTTACTCCATCGTGACGTGGAACACACCTCTGCCAGCCCTTCCCGGGTCACCGGCGACACCACTCCGGCCTCCGTGACGATCGCCGTCACCAGCTCCGCCGGAGTGACGTCGAAGGCCGGGTTGTAGGCCTGTGCGCCCAGCGGCGCCACCGGTATACCGGTGCCCGCCTCCACCCCGGGCCCCTGCACACGCGGCAACGAGAACTCCGTCACTTCCTGGCCCGGCCGCTGCTCCACCTCGATGTCCGATCCCTCCTCGGTCTCCAGATCCACCGTGCTCGTCGGTGCCACCACCACGAACGGAACGTGGTGGAACCGCGCCAGAACCGCCAGCGGATAGCTGCCGATCTTGTTGGCCACCGATCCGTCCGCCGCGATCCGGTCCGCGCCGATCAGCACCGCATCCACCTCACCCCCGGCGAACAGCGAACCTGCCGCACCGTCCGAGAGCACCGTGTACGCCATACCCGCCCGAGCCGCCTCATAGGCGGTCAACCGCGCCCCCTGTAGCAGCGGCCGTGTCTCGTCCACCCACAGCCGGCGCAGCTCTCCGGCCCGGTGTGCCGCCCGCGCCACCGCCAGGGCGGTGCCCTCGCCCCCGGACACCAGCGCTCCCGTATTGCAGTGCGTGAGAATCCGGTGGCCGCCGCCCGGCAGCAGCTCGCCCAGCAGCGCCAGCCCGTGCTCCGCCATCCGTGCGCTGGCCTCGATGTCCTCGGCGTGCACGGCCCGCGCCTCGGCCAGCGCCGCCTCCGCGGCCGCCTGAGCACCGGCCCCGTCGGCCACCGCGGCACGGTGGGCGTCAGCCGCCCGCCGCACGCCGTAGCCCAGATTGACCGCGGTCGGCCGGGCCTGCGCCAGCGCCTCCACCGCCTCCTCCACGTCGAAGCCCCGCGCAGCGGCCAGCGCGACGCCATAGGCACCCGCGATGCCCAGCAGCGGAGCGCCGCGTACGGCCAGCGTCCGAATCGCCTGAACCAGCGCCGGCACGTCCGTGCAGACCAGCTCGACCTCCTCCGCCGGCAGCCGGGTCTGGTCAAGGAGGACCAATACGGGCCCCTCGGGCGGCTCCTCCCAGCGCAATGACGGAATGGCGAGCGCCCCGGCGCCCGGCTCGGATACCTCGTACTGATCGCCCATTCCTTCAGTCTGACGCCGACCGCCCCTCGAACAGAAGGTCCCCTCGCGCTCCGGGCCCCGGTACACAACGTCGGCCGCCATGACACGATGACTGCCACCGCGGACCCCGGACCCCCGCCGCCCCGGCGGACGGGCAGCAAGAAGGAGCGACGATGAACAACTCTCCGGGCTGGGCCTCGCCCGGATCCACTCCCTCCGACGAGCCGGCCCGCGGCACACAGGAGCAGCCCCCTCAGGAAGACCAGCCCGCCCCCGGCGAGCAGTCGTCCCCACCGAACTGGTCCAAGCAACAGCCGCCCGCCGGCCAGTGGTCGGCCCCCACCGGCATCCCCAGCCAAAGCGGCCCCCACGGGAGCAGTGGCCGGGACACGGCAGGTGACCGCTCCCGCGCCTCGTCGCCCGGTCCCGGCGGTCCCGGCTGGGGCGGCCACCCCGGCAATCAGCCGCCCTGGGGCGGCGCCTGGGCCCCGGTTCCGCAGGCCGCCAAGCCCGGCGTCATTCCGCTGCGTCCGCTCGCCGTCGGCGAGATCCTCGACGGTGCGGTCGCCACCATGCGCGCCCACTGGCGCACGGTCCTCGGCATCTCGCTGATCGTCGCGGTCGTCGCACAGACCGCCATCACCGTGGTCACCGGCATCTGGTTCCGGGGCGCCGGCCGCGACCCCTCCCTGGCGAACGACAACGTCCCGCCCCTCCGCGAAACCCTGCACCAGATGGGCAATTCGCTCGCCGTCTCCGGCATCACCTCGGCGATAGGGCTGCTCGCCACGATCGTCGTCACAGGTTTGCTGACCATGGTCGTGAGCCGCGCCGTCCTGGGCCGCTCGGTGACCGCCGGGGAAGCCTGGCGCGATGCGCGTCCCCAACTCCCGCGCCTGCTCGGCCTGCTTGTCCTGCTGCCCCTGCTCATCACGGCGATAGTCGCGGTGGGCATGGCTCCCGGTCTCATCCTCACCGCCACCGGCACGCTGGAAGTGGGCCTGCTGCTCACCCTGCTCGGCGGGCTCGCCGCGAGCGTCGTGAGCATCTGGCTCGGGGTCCGCTACAGCCTCGCCTCCCCGGCCCTGATGCTGGAGAAGCAGGGCGTCATCGCCGCCATGCGCCGCTCGGCGAAGCTCGTCCGGGGCACCTGGTGGCGCGTGCTGGGTGTCCAGCTCCTCGCCTTCCTCCTCACCGGCATCGTCGAATTCATCATCCAGATCCCTGCCACCGTCATCGCCTTCCTCATCGGTGGCGAGAACCTCATGGACTGGGCGAACGGCACCGGCAACACCGCCGGCTGGTCGTTCCTGATCGTGCTGGGCATCGGAGCCGTCATCAGCTCCACCATCACCTTCCCGATCAGCGCCGGCGTCACCGCGCTCCTGTACGTGGACCAGCGCATCCGCC
This Streptomyces decoyicus DNA region includes the following protein-coding sequences:
- the mtnA gene encoding S-methyl-5-thioribose-1-phosphate isomerase, whose product is MGDQYEVSEPGAGALAIPSLRWEEPPEGPVLVLLDQTRLPAEEVELVCTDVPALVQAIRTLAVRGAPLLGIAGAYGVALAAARGFDVEEAVEALAQARPTAVNLGYGVRRAADAHRAAVADGAGAQAAAEAALAEARAVHAEDIEASARMAEHGLALLGELLPGGGHRILTHCNTGALVSGGEGTALAVARAAHRAGELRRLWVDETRPLLQGARLTAYEAARAGMAYTVLSDGAAGSLFAGGEVDAVLIGADRIAADGSVANKIGSYPLAVLARFHHVPFVVVAPTSTVDLETEEGSDIEVEQRPGQEVTEFSLPRVQGPGVEAGTGIPVAPLGAQAYNPAFDVTPAELVTAIVTEAGVVSPVTREGLAEVCSTSRWSKSRSGNGMMAE
- a CDS encoding DUF7544 domain-containing protein, which gives rise to MNNSPGWASPGSTPSDEPARGTQEQPPQEDQPAPGEQSSPPNWSKQQPPAGQWSAPTGIPSQSGPHGSSGRDTAGDRSRASSPGPGGPGWGGHPGNQPPWGGAWAPVPQAAKPGVIPLRPLAVGEILDGAVATMRAHWRTVLGISLIVAVVAQTAITVVTGIWFRGAGRDPSLANDNVPPLRETLHQMGNSLAVSGITSAIGLLATIVVTGLLTMVVSRAVLGRSVTAGEAWRDARPQLPRLLGLLVLLPLLITAIVAVGMAPGLILTATGTLEVGLLLTLLGGLAASVVSIWLGVRYSLASPALMLEKQGVIAAMRRSAKLVRGTWWRVLGVQLLAFLLTGIVEFIIQIPATVIAFLIGGENLMDWANGTGNTAGWSFLIVLGIGAVISSTITFPISAGVTALLYVDQRIRREALDLELARAAGLPGYGADIPTTHPAAPTPASTDPTAGNAPTAAAPSPADTSPGSAKTEDATPDGPTADGSPAESNGATAPEPGSAATDGPTPTDAASDTTPAGDSGQRPNDAAPGN